A stretch of the Zeugodacus cucurbitae isolate PBARC_wt_2022May chromosome 6, idZeuCucr1.2, whole genome shotgun sequence genome encodes the following:
- the LOC105210668 gene encoding cyclin-dependent kinase inhibitor 1C, with translation MKFIILAFAIIGCATAQFDSATQGPNPQDIATPEPEYIDIDEPLPAPAAAPIVAQPRPSFIPAPRPVAQPIPIAAPSFIRAPTQSYLPPGHSHAQGGHVFSPQSGYQYRQVRRRFVHRRRY, from the exons ATG AAATTCATCATCTTAGCTTTCGCCATAATCGGTTGCGCCACCGCCCAATTCGACTCGGCCACACAAGGACCCAACCCACAGGATATCGCCACACCCGAACCCGAGTACATCGACATCGATGAACCACTGCCCGCCCCAGCCGCCGCCCCCATTGTAGCCCAACCTCGTCCCAGCTTCATTCCAGCTCCACGTCCCGTTGCACAACCCATTCCAATTGCGGCGCCCTCCTTCATTCGCGCACCTACCCAATCGTACCTGCCACCCGGCCACAGCCACGCACAAGGCGGTCATGTCTTCAGCCCACAAAGCGGCTACCAATACAGACAAGTGCGCAGACGTTTCGTCCATCGTCGCCGTTATTAG